From the genome of Campylobacter concisus, one region includes:
- a CDS encoding polyribonucleotide nucleotidyltransferase encodes MQYSIEVNNQVEIFDLNKVAKQASGAVLLRVKNTVVLATVAREDTQVEEDFLPLTVQYIEKAYAAGKIPGGYVKRETKPGDFETLTARIIDRSLRPLFPKGYAYPTQIVVMVLSADPEVDLQVVSLNAASVALYLSDIPVNRPVCGVRVGYIDEKFVINPSNSELKQSAIDLYVAGTKDELLMIEMRSLPQQITQLIPMVAIEPMIDPSLSDSMAQKQLMNEFSEDMMVEAIDFAGKAILRASSAYEEAFKEHKKEDAALELKPEIENENIAIYIDKFYKAEVKNAINQMAKSERASELSKIAKQISSDEVAQKEGWDESVITNVLGKYKKKIVREQIINEGVRADGRGLEEVRPISIETNVLPNAHGSCLFTRGQTQALVVTTLGTDSDAQMYDILTEKVPFVEKFMFNYNFPGFSVGEASPLKAPGRRELGHGNLAKRALAPSIDLASPYTIRVVSEILESNGSSSMASVCGGSLALRAAGVNTLKLVAGVAMGLIFEGDKHAVLTDIMGLEDHDGDMDFKVAGTSDGITALQMDIKLGGISLEVLKEALYQAKRGREHILSLMVEADKNIEINEDVLPKLELFSVDPSKIVDIIGQAGKTIKEIIEKFEVSIDLDREKGEVKIAGGAKKNVDAAKDYIISITSKDNGRSFGKKPFKHDKERSKPNFNIGDEFLGTVKSVVDFGVFIELKDGIDGLLHISKIKTPLNVGDQVKVCVSEQKGNKISLSLVE; translated from the coding sequence ATGCAATATAGTATAGAAGTCAATAATCAGGTTGAAATTTTTGACCTGAATAAAGTAGCAAAACAAGCTAGCGGAGCGGTACTCTTAAGGGTGAAAAATACCGTAGTTTTAGCAACTGTTGCCAGAGAGGACACGCAAGTTGAGGAGGATTTTTTACCTCTAACGGTGCAGTACATTGAAAAAGCTTACGCCGCTGGAAAAATTCCTGGCGGTTACGTTAAGCGTGAGACAAAGCCAGGCGACTTTGAAACGCTAACAGCTCGCATCATCGATAGATCTCTTAGACCACTCTTTCCAAAAGGTTATGCTTACCCAACTCAAATCGTTGTAATGGTGCTTTCAGCTGATCCTGAGGTTGATTTACAAGTTGTAAGTCTAAATGCAGCCTCAGTTGCACTATATCTTAGCGACATCCCTGTAAATCGCCCAGTTTGTGGCGTGAGAGTTGGTTATATAGATGAAAAATTTGTGATCAACCCAAGCAACTCTGAACTAAAACAAAGCGCGATCGATCTTTATGTAGCTGGTACAAAAGATGAGCTTTTGATGATCGAGATGAGAAGCTTGCCTCAACAAATTACACAGCTTATCCCAATGGTTGCGATTGAGCCAATGATAGATCCTAGCCTAAGTGATAGCATGGCTCAAAAACAGCTAATGAATGAATTTAGCGAAGATATGATGGTTGAAGCGATTGATTTTGCTGGTAAGGCGATACTAAGAGCTAGCAGTGCTTACGAAGAAGCTTTCAAAGAGCATAAGAAAGAGGACGCTGCGCTTGAGCTAAAACCTGAGATAGAAAATGAAAATATCGCTATTTATATCGATAAATTTTATAAAGCCGAAGTCAAAAACGCGATCAATCAAATGGCAAAAAGCGAGCGCGCTAGCGAACTTAGCAAGATCGCAAAACAAATTTCAAGTGATGAGGTCGCTCAAAAAGAGGGCTGGGACGAGTCTGTCATCACAAATGTCCTTGGCAAATATAAAAAGAAAATCGTTAGAGAGCAGATCATAAACGAGGGTGTTAGAGCTGATGGACGTGGTCTTGAAGAGGTTAGGCCTATTAGTATCGAAACAAATGTGCTTCCAAATGCACATGGCTCATGCCTCTTTACAAGAGGACAGACACAAGCCCTAGTTGTCACTACTCTTGGCACTGACAGTGACGCTCAAATGTATGACATCCTCACTGAAAAAGTACCTTTTGTAGAAAAATTTATGTTTAACTACAATTTCCCAGGCTTTAGCGTAGGTGAGGCAAGCCCATTAAAAGCTCCTGGTAGACGCGAGCTTGGACATGGAAATTTGGCCAAACGTGCCCTTGCACCAAGTATCGATCTAGCATCACCATACACAATAAGAGTCGTTTCAGAAATTTTAGAGAGTAACGGCTCAAGCTCAATGGCTAGCGTTTGCGGTGGTTCGCTCGCACTTAGAGCAGCTGGCGTAAATACTTTAAAACTTGTCGCAGGTGTCGCTATGGGATTAATATTTGAAGGTGATAAACACGCAGTACTAACAGATATCATGGGGCTTGAAGATCATGACGGTGATATGGACTTTAAAGTAGCAGGTACAAGCGATGGTATCACAGCGCTTCAGATGGATATTAAGCTTGGTGGCATTAGTTTAGAAGTGCTAAAAGAGGCACTTTATCAAGCAAAACGTGGTAGAGAGCATATCTTATCTTTGATGGTAGAAGCGGATAAAAATATAGAAATAAATGAAGATGTGCTTCCAAAGCTTGAACTATTTAGTGTCGATCCAAGCAAGATCGTAGACATCATCGGACAAGCTGGAAAAACCATAAAAGAGATCATTGAGAAATTTGAAGTTTCAATCGATCTTGATAGAGAAAAAGGCGAGGTAAAAATCGCAGGTGGAGCAAAGAAAAATGTCGATGCTGCAAAAGATTACATCATCTCTATCACTTCAAAAGACAATGGACGTTCATTTGGCAAAAAGCCATTCAAACACGACAAAGAGCGTTCAAAACCAAATTTTAATATCGGTGATGAGTTTTTGGGAACTGTAAAGAGTGTTGTTGATTTTGGTGTATTTATCGAGCTAAAAGATGGCATTGATGGCTTGCTTCACATCTCAAAGATAAAAACTCCATTAAACGTAGGTGATCAGGTCAAAGTATGTGTGAGCGAGCAAAAAGGAAATAAAATTTCGCTCTCTTTAGTCGAATAA
- a CDS encoding LPS-assembly protein LptD yields the protein MRKILFLVLVCILNLSAAVQDVQLLADDVKQDKGIVTANKNVVVYSQDYLVTADCAVYDQNNSVIELFGNVNMMKGKSEVSRSNYAKLNLKNNDTAFESLFMMNKDMEVWMRSDESSSDSEYYRVKKAMVSSCNVQDPDWSITSSSAMLNKQSKFLHLFNPVFRIANVPVFYLPYFGFSTDTTRRTGLLPPELGYGKSEGFYYKQPIYFAPYNEWDFELDPQIRTNRGAGIYGAFRFTESPDSRGEISFGSFTDKNSYQAKQKGETSNKAELKNKTHKGIGLKYERDKLIRYLSEADLQEGIWIDATKLNDIDYLNLKGMDDDYDSLVTSKFNYFIANDDHYFGAYAKYYIDTEKIGSKNENKDTLQELPSLQYHKFTDDIVLPNILYSLDLQSHRYDRKIGVRATQYEFTLPASVHVPLLDDSLTFSFYEYLYASRINYENKINSFDDKREDKHTNFVNNYHKFTLHTDLAKAYESFYHTLNFGAEYLLPGYRKGNLDDEFIYDKNLNEYENFLTQEQSKEEISGYLTQYFFNSNGRKIIKHSISQGYYTKEDEYSNLKNAIYLYPFENLSLYNKLEYSHKSKELKKVQSGFSYTNDLFWLNMLHTMKKNDSKIKNSATKDSYFTSGLGVKLPHQYSLIGGWQYDIERSYTKSWRVGVLHQRKCWNYGIIYQQDVEPTTTINGSASTRKNGIYFTINFYPMGGLHYDFSQSSTKSSAN from the coding sequence ATGCGTAAAATTTTATTTTTAGTTCTGGTTTGTATTTTAAATCTAAGTGCAGCTGTGCAAGATGTGCAGCTTTTGGCTGATGATGTAAAGCAAGATAAAGGCATCGTCACGGCCAATAAAAATGTTGTTGTATATTCACAAGATTACCTTGTGACAGCTGATTGTGCAGTTTATGATCAAAATAATTCGGTTATTGAGCTATTTGGTAACGTCAACATGATGAAGGGCAAGAGTGAAGTCTCTCGCTCAAATTATGCAAAGCTAAATTTAAAAAATAATGACACTGCTTTTGAATCGCTTTTTATGATGAATAAAGACATGGAAGTATGGATGAGAAGCGATGAGAGCAGCTCTGACAGTGAGTACTATAGAGTAAAAAAGGCGATGGTTTCAAGCTGTAATGTCCAAGATCCTGACTGGAGTATCACCTCAAGCTCAGCTATGCTAAATAAACAAAGCAAATTTTTACATCTTTTTAACCCAGTCTTTCGTATAGCTAATGTGCCAGTTTTTTATTTGCCATATTTTGGTTTTTCAACAGATACCACAAGAAGAACAGGTCTTTTGCCGCCTGAGCTTGGATACGGAAAATCTGAAGGCTTTTATTACAAGCAGCCGATTTATTTTGCACCTTATAATGAGTGGGACTTCGAGCTTGATCCACAGATAAGAACAAACAGAGGTGCTGGAATTTATGGTGCGTTTAGATTTACTGAGTCGCCTGATTCAAGGGGCGAAATCAGCTTTGGGTCATTTACTGATAAAAACAGCTACCAAGCCAAGCAAAAAGGAGAGACCTCAAATAAGGCTGAACTAAAAAATAAAACACATAAAGGCATTGGACTAAAATACGAAAGAGATAAGCTTATAAGATACCTTAGCGAAGCGGATTTGCAAGAGGGAATTTGGATAGACGCAACGAAGCTAAATGATATAGATTATTTAAATTTAAAAGGCATGGATGATGATTATGATTCGCTTGTAACTTCTAAATTTAACTATTTCATCGCAAATGACGATCATTATTTTGGTGCTTATGCAAAATACTACATAGACACTGAAAAAATTGGCTCAAAAAATGAGAACAAAGACACTCTTCAAGAGCTTCCATCGCTTCAGTATCATAAATTTACAGATGATATTGTCTTGCCAAATATCTTATATTCACTCGATCTTCAGTCACATAGATACGATAGAAAGATAGGCGTTAGAGCGACTCAGTATGAATTTACGCTTCCAGCTTCAGTGCATGTGCCACTGCTTGATGATAGTTTAACTTTTTCATTTTACGAGTATCTATACGCATCAAGAATAAATTACGAGAATAAGATAAATTCATTTGATGATAAAAGAGAAGATAAGCATACAAATTTTGTAAATAATTACCACAAATTTACCCTTCACACTGACCTTGCAAAAGCGTATGAAAGCTTTTATCACACTCTAAATTTTGGGGCCGAATACCTACTGCCAGGCTATAGAAAAGGAAATTTGGATGATGAGTTTATCTATGATAAAAATCTAAATGAATATGAAAATTTCTTGACTCAAGAGCAGAGTAAGGAAGAAATTTCTGGTTATCTGACTCAGTATTTCTTTAACTCTAATGGTAGAAAGATTATAAAACATAGTATTTCTCAAGGATATTACACAAAAGAAGATGAATATTCGAATTTAAAAAATGCTATCTATCTATATCCATTTGAAAATTTAAGCCTTTATAATAAGCTTGAATATTCACACAAGAGCAAAGAGCTTAAAAAGGTACAAAGCGGATTTTCATACACAAATGATCTATTTTGGCTAAATATGCTTCACACCATGAAGAAAAATGATAGCAAAATAAAAAATAGTGCGACAAAAGATAGCTATTTTACAAGTGGTCTTGGAGTAAAATTACCTCATCAGTATAGTCTTATTGGCGGCTGGCAATATGATATCGAGCGAAGCTACACAAAAAGCTGGAGAGTTGGTGTGCTTCATCAAAGAAAATGCTGGAATTACGGGATAATTTATCAACAAGATGTAGAGCCAACAACAACAATAAACGGCTCAGCGTCAACTAGAAAAAATGGTATCTATTTCACGATAAATTTCTATCCAATGGGCGGTTTGCACTATGACTTTTCGCAAAGCAGTACAAAATCGAGTGCCAACTAA
- a CDS encoding RDD family protein gives MSMQIVEKLEKEEISLAPFSKRVLAYSIDECIVSFLFLIIYWDAFLSVMSYDEARNLTLNFFWQIVSLKIIYHTFFVWYYGASLGQMLTKTMCINVEILDRPNFISSLVRAIFRLVSEACFYLGFAWAFANPARQTWQDKIAKTVVINA, from the coding sequence ATGAGTATGCAGATAGTTGAAAAACTTGAAAAAGAAGAAATTTCGCTAGCGCCATTTTCAAAAAGAGTGCTAGCTTACTCAATTGATGAATGTATTGTTTCTTTTTTGTTTTTGATCATTTACTGGGATGCCTTTTTGTCGGTTATGAGCTATGATGAAGCCAGAAATTTGACTTTAAATTTCTTTTGGCAAATAGTTTCACTAAAGATTATTTATCATACATTTTTTGTTTGGTATTATGGCGCGAGTCTTGGACAAATGCTAACAAAGACGATGTGCATTAATGTAGAAATTTTAGATAGACCAAATTTTATTTCAAGCTTGGTAAGAGCGATTTTTAGGTTAGTTAGTGAAGCTTGTTTTTATCTTGGTTTTGCATGGGCATTTGCAAATCCAGCTAGGCAGACTTGGCAAGACAAAATAGCAAAAACAGTGGTGATAAATGCGTAA
- the purD gene encoding phosphoribosylamine--glycine ligase, protein MNILIIGSGGREYAIALKLKNEKNINLYFAPGNGATSRLGENLNIKDFYELAKFAKKNSIELTIVGPEAPLSEGVVDIFKKEGLLIFGPSKAAARLEASKAYMKDFLARNNIKTARYLNTDDKEKAFKFIDTLSAPMVVKADGLCAGKGVIIANSKEEAKEAVSDMLSGTSFGEAGKFVVVEEFLDGFELSFFAICDGENFVSLPVAQDHKRLLDNDEGPNTGGMGAYAPSPLASKELIKRVEEEVVKPTLKGMKNEGSSFCGVLFVGLMIVKNEPYVLEFNVRFGDPECEVLMPLIDGNLSEILLNAAKGELKPISLKDEFAVGVVMASKDYPYKSSPKAKISVLNDVKDAHIAYAGVSEQDGEIYADGGRVLVCVATAKSIKEARDRAYELCENVKFDGAHYRKDIAWQALK, encoded by the coding sequence ATGAATATTCTCATAATAGGAAGTGGCGGCCGCGAATACGCCATTGCTCTAAAGCTAAAAAACGAAAAAAATATAAATTTATACTTTGCGCCAGGAAATGGTGCGACCTCACGCCTTGGCGAGAATTTAAATATAAAAGACTTTTATGAGCTTGCAAAATTTGCTAAAAAAAATAGTATCGAGCTAACTATCGTAGGCCCTGAAGCACCGCTTAGTGAAGGTGTAGTAGATATCTTTAAAAAAGAGGGCTTGCTTATATTTGGACCAAGCAAGGCAGCTGCTAGACTTGAAGCCAGTAAGGCCTATATGAAGGACTTTTTAGCTAGAAATAATATAAAAACTGCAAGATATTTAAACACAGATGATAAAGAAAAAGCATTTAAATTTATTGATACCTTAAGCGCTCCGATGGTCGTAAAGGCCGATGGCCTTTGTGCTGGCAAGGGCGTTATAATCGCAAATTCTAAAGAAGAAGCCAAAGAGGCAGTTAGCGACATGCTAAGTGGGACTAGCTTTGGCGAGGCTGGTAAATTTGTAGTGGTTGAAGAGTTTTTAGATGGTTTTGAGCTTAGCTTTTTTGCTATTTGCGACGGCGAAAATTTTGTAAGCTTGCCAGTGGCACAAGACCACAAACGCCTGCTTGATAACGATGAGGGTCCAAATACTGGCGGTATGGGCGCTTATGCTCCAAGTCCGCTTGCTTCAAAAGAGCTGATAAAAAGGGTTGAAGAAGAGGTTGTAAAGCCAACTTTAAAAGGGATGAAAAACGAGGGCAGTTCGTTTTGTGGAGTGCTTTTTGTGGGACTGATGATCGTGAAAAATGAGCCTTATGTACTTGAGTTTAACGTAAGATTTGGCGATCCTGAATGCGAGGTCTTGATGCCGTTAATTGATGGAAATCTAAGCGAAATTTTGCTAAATGCTGCAAAGGGCGAGCTAAAGCCTATTAGTTTAAAAGATGAATTTGCGGTTGGTGTCGTAATGGCTAGTAAGGACTATCCGTATAAAAGTAGCCCAAAAGCTAAAATTTCAGTTTTAAATGATGTAAAAGATGCTCACATCGCTTATGCTGGTGTTAGTGAGCAAGATGGAGAAATTTATGCAGATGGTGGCAGAGTACTAGTCTGCGTGGCTACTGCGAAGAGTATAAAAGAGGCACGTGATAGAGCTTATGAGCTTTGCGAAAATGTAAAATTTGACGGAGCACATTATAGAAAAGATATTGCCTGGCAGGCATTAAAATGA
- a CDS encoding uroporphyrinogen-III synthase, whose translation MRKIYLISNTKTTDESVVNLNVSKIEFLKFELNLSDYGVLVATSKNAFNALKFNNIKAINLPVFAIANSCAAAAREFGFSEIYTGKNAHGDDFAREILPLLKGKKVLYLKGKDSASNFLEILQNGGVNIKAIIAYQNVLNPCKMELKPPKDSILIFASPLNVRNFLSNFGWNESYQAISIGKVTAKELKFTEPIVSQSQDINACIALAKTLL comes from the coding sequence TTGCGTAAAATTTATCTTATTTCAAATACAAAAACGACTGATGAGAGCGTTGTAAATTTAAACGTTAGCAAGATCGAGTTTTTAAAATTTGAATTAAATTTAAGTGACTATGGCGTGCTTGTAGCCACTTCTAAAAATGCTTTTAATGCATTAAAATTTAACAATATAAAAGCTATAAATTTGCCAGTCTTTGCCATCGCAAATAGTTGTGCGGCAGCTGCAAGAGAGTTTGGATTTAGTGAAATTTATACCGGAAAGAACGCTCACGGAGATGACTTTGCAAGAGAAATTTTGCCACTTTTAAAAGGTAAAAAAGTTCTTTATCTAAAAGGTAAAGATAGTGCTTCAAATTTCTTAGAAATTTTACAAAATGGCGGAGTAAATATAAAAGCAATTATCGCTTATCAAAACGTTTTAAATCCTTGTAAAATGGAGCTAAAACCACCAAAAGATAGCATTTTGATCTTTGCTTCTCCACTAAATGTCAGAAATTTTCTTAGTAATTTTGGCTGGAATGAGAGCTATCAAGCAATAAGCATTGGAAAGGTCACTGCAAAAGAGCTAAAATTTACCGAGCCAATAGTAAGCCAAAGTCAAGATATAAACGCCTGTATCGCGCTTGCCAAAACATTACTTTAA